The nucleotide window CCAGGGAGCGGGAAGAGCACCAACGCCGTCCAGCTCGCGGACGCGCTCGGTCTCGGACACGTCTCCGGCGGCGACATCTTCCGCGAGATGGCGGCCGAACGCGACATGACGCCCGTCGAGTTCAACGAGTTCGCCGAGGAGGACCCGCAGATCGACCGCGACCTCGACCGCCGGCTCCGCGATATCGCCGTCGAGCGCGACGACGTCGTCCTCGAATCCCGGCTCGCCGGCTGGCTCGCGGCCGACCACGCGGACTTCCGGTTCTGGTTCGACGCGCCGCTGTCGGTCCGCGCGGAGCGGATCGCCGAGCGCGAGGCGAAGCCGGTCGACCGCGCCCGAACCGAGACGGAGCGCCGGGAGACCTCCGAGCGCAAGCGGTATCAGGAATACTACAACATCGACATCGAGGATCTCTCGATCTACGACGCCGCGTACAACACCGCCCGGTGGGGGCCCGAGCGCTTCCTCGACGTCCTCGTCGCGACGGTCGAGGCGTACGACCGCGCAACCGACGAGGGGAAGGCACCCGTCGAGGGCGTCGTGTACGACTTCTGAGTTCCCCCGCTCCGTCCGAGCATGACAGACTCACCCGACGACGCCGACCGCGACGCTCCCGGCAACGGCTCCGCCGACGCCCGCGCAGACGGTGGCGACTCCGCGGCCGGCGACGACCCGCTCAGGGCCCCGCCCGGCGAGCGCTCGGTGCCGGAACTGCTCCGGTTCGGCGTCGTCAACCTCCACAAGCCCGCCGGTCCCTCCTCGCATCAGGTGTCCGCGTGGGTGCGGGACGCGATCGACGAGACGCTCGCGGCGCTCGATCCCGAGGGGCCTCCCACGGGCGGCGTCGCGCACTCCGGGACGCTCGATCCGAAGGTCACCGGCTGTCTCCCCACCCTGACCGGGGACGCGACGCGCATGGCGCAGGTGTTCCTCGAAGGGGCCAAGGAGTACGTCGCGGTGCTGGAGCTCCACGCGTCGCCCCCGAGCGACTTCCGCGAGGTGGTCGCGGAGTTCGAGAGCGAAATCTACCAGAAGCCGCCGCGGAAGAGCGCCGTGAGCCGTCGGCTGCGCACGCGGACGGTCCACGACCTCGACGTGCTGGAAGCCGCCGACCGGAAGGCCCTCCTCCGGATCCGGTGTGAGTCGGGGACGTACGTCCGGAAGCTGTGCCACGACGTCGGGCTCGCGACCGGCGTCGGCGCGCACATGGGCCACCTCCGACGGACCGCCACCGACCCGTTCGACGACCGCGACCTGCGGACGCTCCAAGACCTCGTCGACGCGCTCGCGTGGGCCGAAGACGGCGACGACGCGCTCCTCCGCGAGGTGGT belongs to Halorubrum sp. DM2 and includes:
- the cmk gene encoding (d)CMP kinase, coding for MLITVSGPPGSGKSTNAVQLADALGLGHVSGGDIFREMAAERDMTPVEFNEFAEEDPQIDRDLDRRLRDIAVERDDVVLESRLAGWLAADHADFRFWFDAPLSVRAERIAEREAKPVDRARTETERRETSERKRYQEYYNIDIEDLSIYDAAYNTARWGPERFLDVLVATVEAYDRATDEGKAPVEGVVYDF
- a CDS encoding RNA-guided pseudouridylation complex pseudouridine synthase subunit Cbf5, giving the protein MTDSPDDADRDAPGNGSADARADGGDSAAGDDPLRAPPGERSVPELLRFGVVNLHKPAGPSSHQVSAWVRDAIDETLAALDPEGPPTGGVAHSGTLDPKVTGCLPTLTGDATRMAQVFLEGAKEYVAVLELHASPPSDFREVVAEFESEIYQKPPRKSAVSRRLRTRTVHDLDVLEAADRKALLRIRCESGTYVRKLCHDVGLATGVGAHMGHLRRTATDPFDDRDLRTLQDLVDALAWAEDGDDALLREVVRPAEDALTHLPAVTVARSAARNVATGAPVYAPGVIDVDDAAVPRVRDDEATDDADADDEATDDADPPLVACFTPDGVAVCLGRVVGDPDAESGVVVSLERVLL